One part of the Streptomyces lydicus genome encodes these proteins:
- a CDS encoding AI-2E family transporter, with product MRNDSDHDPRGADGERPLPDKPLLPIEARRAAAWCLVALLIAAVLALGVWLCIFLSAAVTPVLLALLGSALLGPLYRRLVAMKLNRSLAAGLTCAVLVVVVGGAGYIVVSALIDTGDQILASLKDAAKDLSKTFGAAGTSLDDLANNAKGLVSKFGGVAASGLLAGVSVVSQFIAASVLALLLTFFFLRDSGKAVRALHDWAPGNSAPQLERMARRGFQAIEGFMRGTTLIALIDATCITVGLLVLQVPGAPGLGALVFVGAYIPYLGAFISGAVAILVAFADRGFVIALWALGVVLAVQVLEGHVLQPMIQSRTVQMHPATVMLAITAGASLAGILGMLLSVPLTAAASGVLHELRKHYAAGSASEADSDSGDTGPAASAASS from the coding sequence GTGCGAAACGACTCGGATCACGACCCCCGCGGCGCCGACGGCGAACGACCGCTGCCCGACAAGCCGTTGCTGCCGATCGAGGCCCGCCGTGCCGCGGCCTGGTGCCTGGTCGCGCTGCTGATCGCGGCCGTGCTGGCCCTCGGGGTGTGGCTGTGCATCTTCCTGAGCGCGGCGGTCACCCCCGTCCTGCTGGCGCTGCTCGGCAGTGCGCTGCTCGGGCCGCTCTACCGCCGGCTGGTGGCGATGAAGCTCAACCGCTCGCTGGCGGCCGGGCTGACCTGCGCGGTCCTCGTGGTGGTGGTCGGCGGCGCCGGTTACATCGTCGTCAGCGCTCTGATCGACACCGGGGACCAGATCCTGGCCTCGCTCAAGGACGCCGCCAAGGATCTCTCCAAGACCTTCGGCGCGGCCGGTACCTCGCTCGACGACCTCGCCAACAACGCCAAGGGTTTGGTCAGCAAGTTCGGCGGGGTCGCGGCCTCGGGACTGCTGGCCGGGGTCAGCGTGGTCAGCCAGTTCATCGCCGCGTCGGTGCTGGCCCTGCTGCTGACGTTCTTCTTCCTGCGGGACTCCGGCAAGGCCGTCCGCGCGCTGCACGACTGGGCGCCGGGCAACTCCGCGCCGCAGCTGGAACGGATGGCCCGCCGCGGTTTCCAGGCCATAGAGGGCTTCATGCGCGGCACCACCCTCATCGCGCTGATCGACGCCACCTGCATCACCGTCGGACTGCTGGTCCTCCAGGTGCCCGGCGCCCCCGGCCTGGGCGCGCTGGTCTTCGTCGGCGCCTACATCCCCTACCTCGGTGCCTTCATCTCGGGCGCCGTCGCGATCCTGGTGGCGTTCGCCGACCGGGGCTTCGTGATCGCGCTCTGGGCTCTCGGTGTGGTCCTCGCCGTACAGGTGCTGGAGGGGCATGTGCTCCAGCCGATGATCCAGAGCCGTACGGTCCAGATGCATCCGGCGACCGTCATGCTGGCGATCACCGCGGGCGCCAGCCTCGCCGGCATCCTCGGCATGCTGCTGTCCGTCCCGCTGACCGCCGCCGCCTCCGGCGTGCTGCACGAGCTGCGCAAGCACTACGCCGCCGGCTCGGCCTCCGAGGCGGACTCCGACTCCGGTGACACCGGGCCTGCGGCCTCCGCCGCGTCCTCGTAG
- a CDS encoding SpoIIE family protein phosphatase yields MRTKDLLAAIATGLWRWDNASGQVALDAEAARLLGLPAEPVELSEAAVRSRFHPVDFAEINGIVQLAVAEETLAEARLRIVDEQGRVLRIVRSRSRPRLVDGDFELVGTLQEVPEPQPGTSAAHTPITGDWRRSREAFLLDAGRALAEARSTAEVLRVAAGLSMPGFMPDGLAVFGIEGDRISVIGHHGHHPDDQKPFLDMTLDTDYPAAEVIRSGRALYLPSPEEYSRRYPATWPLAAPFGRMSWAFLPLVNAGRTIGAWMAAFAQPVAFTPDERSVLTTVARMLAQALARAGMQEEQQELALGLQRSMMPTVQPDIPGMTVAARYVPTGGGLEVGGDWYDMIPLPSGRLALVIGDVQGHDVRAAGLMGQLRIALRAYASEGHHPDAVLARASRFLAGINATEFHGHAEDDQRFATCLYIEVDPATGLLDIARAGHPDPAIRLADGTMLVRPTAGGLPLGIVPDADYPTTRLVLEPGETMVVCTDGLIETGGHDLETGWARLRDIIESHQPDADHEDLERLADALVQAVHGPSSHHTTGPLVDRREDDIAVLLLRREVASCGVGAGGPLARQPVRRTVLAVAQAEPQRIAEARRQVREVLHDWADADQVDSAVLMVSEMITNVLTHTDGDALLVAEISGAPGARRIRVDVSDSSDELPHRRSPGELASSGRGLVLLELLAGAWGVDPRGDGKSTWFELYEDAAEAAGPVSPESESASEAEPAA; encoded by the coding sequence ATGCGCACCAAGGACCTCCTGGCCGCCATCGCGACCGGCCTGTGGCGCTGGGACAACGCCTCGGGGCAGGTGGCCCTGGACGCCGAGGCGGCCCGGCTGCTCGGGCTCCCCGCCGAGCCGGTGGAACTCAGCGAGGCCGCCGTACGCTCCCGTTTTCATCCCGTCGACTTCGCCGAGATCAACGGCATCGTGCAGCTCGCGGTGGCCGAGGAGACGCTCGCCGAGGCCCGGCTGCGCATCGTGGACGAGCAGGGGCGGGTGTTGCGCATCGTCCGCTCCCGCTCCCGGCCCCGGCTCGTCGACGGCGATTTCGAGCTGGTCGGCACGCTCCAGGAGGTGCCCGAGCCACAGCCCGGGACCTCCGCGGCGCACACCCCGATAACCGGCGACTGGCGCCGCTCCCGTGAGGCATTCCTGCTGGACGCGGGGCGGGCGCTGGCCGAGGCCCGGTCCACGGCCGAGGTGCTGCGGGTGGCGGCCGGGCTGTCCATGCCCGGCTTCATGCCGGACGGCCTGGCGGTCTTCGGGATCGAGGGCGACCGGATCTCGGTGATCGGCCACCACGGCCACCACCCGGACGACCAGAAGCCCTTCCTCGACATGACGCTGGACACCGACTACCCGGCCGCCGAGGTCATCCGCTCCGGGCGGGCCCTCTATCTGCCCAGCCCCGAGGAGTACAGCCGCCGCTACCCCGCCACCTGGCCGCTGGCCGCCCCCTTCGGCCGCATGTCCTGGGCGTTCCTGCCGCTGGTCAACGCGGGCCGGACGATCGGCGCCTGGATGGCGGCCTTCGCCCAACCGGTCGCCTTCACCCCCGACGAGCGCTCGGTGCTGACCACCGTCGCCCGGATGCTGGCCCAGGCACTGGCCAGGGCCGGGATGCAGGAGGAGCAGCAGGAGCTGGCGCTGGGACTGCAACGCAGCATGATGCCGACGGTGCAGCCGGACATCCCGGGAATGACGGTCGCGGCCCGCTACGTCCCGACCGGCGGCGGGCTGGAGGTCGGCGGCGACTGGTACGACATGATCCCCCTGCCGTCCGGCCGGCTCGCGCTGGTCATCGGGGACGTCCAGGGGCACGACGTCCGGGCCGCCGGCCTGATGGGGCAGCTGCGGATCGCGCTGCGCGCCTATGCGTCCGAGGGCCACCACCCCGACGCGGTGCTCGCGCGGGCCTCCCGTTTCCTCGCCGGGATCAACGCGACCGAGTTCCACGGCCACGCCGAGGACGACCAGCGCTTCGCGACCTGTCTGTACATCGAGGTGGACCCGGCGACCGGCCTGCTGGACATCGCCCGGGCCGGGCACCCGGATCCGGCGATCCGGCTGGCCGACGGCACGATGCTGGTCCGGCCCACCGCGGGCGGGCTGCCGCTGGGCATCGTCCCGGACGCCGACTACCCCACCACCCGGCTGGTGCTGGAACCGGGCGAAACCATGGTGGTGTGCACCGACGGGCTGATCGAGACCGGCGGCCACGACCTGGAGACCGGCTGGGCCCGGCTGCGCGACATCATCGAGTCGCATCAGCCCGACGCGGACCACGAGGACCTGGAGCGGCTGGCCGACGCCCTGGTCCAGGCGGTGCACGGGCCGTCCTCGCACCACACCACGGGTCCGCTGGTGGACCGCCGTGAGGACGACATCGCCGTACTGCTCCTGCGCCGCGAGGTCGCCAGCTGCGGGGTGGGCGCCGGTGGCCCACTGGCCCGGCAGCCGGTGCGGCGCACCGTGCTCGCCGTCGCGCAGGCCGAGCCGCAGCGGATCGCCGAGGCCCGCCGGCAGGTCCGCGAGGTGCTGCACGACTGGGCCGACGCCGACCAGGTCGACTCGGCGGTGCTGATGGTCTCCGAGATGATCACCAACGTCCTGACGCACACCGACGGGGACGCGCTGCTGGTCGCCGAGATCTCCGGGGCACCGGGCGCCCGGCGGATCCGCGTCGACGTCTCCGACAGCAGCGATGAACTGCCGCACCGTCGCAGCCCCGGCGAGCTGGCGTCCTCGGGACGCGGGCTGGTGCTGCTGGAGCTGCTGGCCGGGGCGTGGGGGGTGGATCCGCGCGGCGACGGCAAGTCGACGTGGTTCGAGCTCTACGAGGACGCGGCGGAGGCCGCAGGCCCGGTGTCACCGGAGTCGGAGTCCGCCTCGGAGGCCGAGCCGGCGGCGTAG
- the aspS gene encoding aspartate--tRNA ligase produces the protein MHRYRSHNCGELRAADVDTDVRLSGWLHNRRDLGGILFIDLRDHYGLVQLVARPGTPAAEVLDKLTKETVVRVDGKVVSRGAENVNPELPTGEIEIEVSEVEVLGAAQQIPFTINADDGVNEEKRLEYRFLDLRRERMHRNIMLRSAVISAIRHKMTSLGFNEMATPILSATSPEGARDFVVPSRLHPGKFYALPQAPQQFKQLLMISGFDRYFQIAPCFRDEDARADRSPGEFYQLDVEMSFVEQEDVFGPIEQLMTELFEEFGGGRHVTSPFPRIPFREAMLKYGSDKPDLRAQLELVDITDVFEGSEFKAFAGKHVRALPVPAVQAQPRKFFDQLGDYAVQHGAKGLAWVRVGEDGSLTGPIAKFLTEENVKLLNERLGLEPGHAVFFGAGEFDEVSKIMGAVRVEAAKRAGHFEENVFRFCWIVDFPMYERDEDTGKIDFSHNPFSMPQGGLEALENEDPLDILGWQYDIVCNGVELSSGAIRNHEPDIMLKAFEIAGYDRDTVEEKFAGMLRAFRFGAPPHGGIAPGVDRIVMLLADEPNIRETIAFPLNGNAQDLMMGAPTELEEARLKELHLNVRKPQVK, from the coding sequence ATGCACCGGTACCGGTCCCATAACTGCGGCGAGCTCCGAGCCGCGGACGTCGACACGGACGTCCGCCTCAGCGGCTGGCTGCACAATCGACGTGACCTGGGCGGCATCCTCTTCATCGATCTCCGGGACCACTACGGTCTCGTGCAGCTCGTCGCCCGCCCCGGCACCCCCGCCGCCGAGGTGCTGGACAAGCTGACGAAGGAGACGGTCGTCCGCGTCGACGGCAAGGTCGTCTCGCGCGGCGCCGAGAACGTGAACCCGGAGCTGCCGACCGGCGAGATCGAGATCGAGGTCTCCGAGGTCGAGGTCCTGGGCGCGGCCCAGCAGATCCCCTTCACGATCAACGCCGACGACGGCGTCAACGAGGAGAAGCGCCTGGAGTACCGCTTCCTCGACCTGCGTCGTGAGCGGATGCACCGCAACATCATGCTGCGCTCGGCCGTCATCTCGGCGATCCGCCACAAGATGACGAGCCTCGGCTTCAACGAGATGGCGACGCCGATCCTCAGCGCCACGTCCCCCGAGGGCGCCCGCGACTTCGTGGTGCCGTCCCGCCTCCACCCCGGGAAGTTCTACGCGCTGCCGCAGGCCCCGCAGCAGTTCAAGCAGCTGCTGATGATCTCGGGCTTCGACCGCTACTTCCAGATCGCCCCCTGCTTCCGTGACGAGGACGCCCGCGCGGACCGCTCGCCGGGCGAGTTCTACCAGCTCGACGTCGAGATGAGCTTCGTCGAGCAGGAGGACGTCTTCGGACCCATCGAGCAGCTGATGACCGAGCTGTTCGAGGAGTTCGGCGGCGGCCGCCACGTCACCTCGCCGTTCCCGCGGATCCCGTTCCGCGAGGCGATGCTGAAGTACGGCTCCGACAAGCCGGACCTGCGCGCCCAGCTGGAACTGGTCGACATCACCGATGTCTTCGAGGGCTCGGAGTTCAAGGCGTTCGCCGGCAAGCACGTCCGTGCGCTGCCGGTGCCGGCCGTCCAGGCCCAGCCGCGCAAGTTCTTCGACCAGCTCGGCGACTACGCGGTCCAGCACGGCGCCAAGGGCCTGGCCTGGGTGCGTGTCGGTGAGGACGGCTCGCTGACCGGCCCGATCGCCAAGTTCCTGACCGAGGAGAACGTCAAGCTCCTCAACGAGCGCCTCGGCCTGGAGCCCGGCCACGCGGTCTTCTTCGGCGCCGGCGAGTTCGACGAGGTCTCGAAGATCATGGGCGCGGTGCGCGTCGAGGCCGCCAAGCGGGCCGGCCACTTCGAGGAGAACGTCTTCCGCTTCTGCTGGATCGTCGACTTCCCGATGTACGAGCGGGACGAGGACACGGGCAAGATCGACTTCTCGCACAACCCGTTCTCCATGCCGCAGGGCGGTCTGGAGGCGCTGGAGAACGAGGACCCGCTGGACATCCTCGGCTGGCAGTACGACATCGTCTGCAACGGCGTCGAGCTGTCCTCCGGCGCGATCCGGAACCACGAGCCCGACATCATGCTCAAGGCGTTCGAGATCGCGGGCTACGACCGGGACACCGTCGAGGAGAAGTTCGCGGGCATGCTGCGCGCGTTCCGCTTCGGCGCCCCGCCGCACGGCGGTATCGCCCCCGGCGTCGACCGCATCGTCATGCTGCTCGCGGACGAGCCGAACATCCGCGAGACCATCGCGTTCCCGCTGAACGGCAACGCGCAGGACCTGATGATGGGCGCCCCGACGGAGCTGGAAGAGGCCCGGCTCAAGGAGCTCCACCTCAACGTCCGCAAGCCGCAGGTGAAGTAG